The nucleotide sequence GAACACTCGATTTACATTCCACAAAGATTACAAAATTTGTTGTTAAGTTTTTTGTCAATGTAATAGATTGCTTGAAATAATTAATTCAATAATTTGAAACAATTCTATTTTGCTTTTCATGAAATAATTTTTAATTACAAAATGATAAAATGGAATATTATAATTTATTGAGGATATGTTAATCCCTAGGTATGACATATTgtaattcaaaattttaaaaccaCTATTTGGTTCTATTTTTTTAATGTTCCTGATCTTttactctttcttcttttgaatccTTCTCCTTCTCTCATGTATGCAATGTCAAAGAATTCACGTTCATCTTCTACAGCTGCTAATTCATCTCAACGAAATTTACACAGTAAGTGAAATTATAACTTCTTAACTCATCATTTCCCAAATCAAAATCAGCTTTCAGATTGAAATCATAATTCTACTTGGGTTTTTTGTAAGTCCTCTTATGAGAACTCCTCTTTCAGATATCTCAAATAGATCTCATCTTTCAGATATAACAAATGGTAATAGCTCTGGAATTTGATTATAAGTATACTTTTTTCCGTTTTATGTTTCCAAGTGGACTGATTCTTGTGTTTCGTACATATTATACTTTCTCTGTTATTTAGTTACTTCACCGAATGAAAGGCGTAAGCTTTGAAAATTAATACTTGATAATAAGAAATCAAAGAattcatcgtcatcatcaacgaATGTTCGTAACATCTTTTCTGACAATGCAAATTTGCTGGAATGTTCTAATACTACGGATCAACATATGTACTCCATTGCATGTCGAGCAGTTAGAAATGCTACTGGTTCTTTAATTTCAACTACACCAGGTTTGTATTTTGTTTCTTTAttatttcttttgataaatacATTACTAAACAACATACCGGTACTAACATGTATGTTTTAATATTGAATGTTCATATAACGGCATAAACATAGGTACACCTCTAGATAGCAACTGTCGATATTCCATTACTTCTAGCATCATTAGCAGTAACAATCAGCCGATATTGGGTAGTACCTCTACCCTTACACGGCTGTCTTCTGGTAAATGTAACCTCGAGCGCAAGAAACGTGATAATACTCCTGTACCTATGCTGACTTTGGATTCAGATGAAGACGATGTGTTTTTGTGCACTGATGAAGATCCTTATAAAGGGATATCTAAAGGTTTTAATCTATTTTACTGTTTTAGGACATTTGTTGTGTTCCACCTGTAATATAACTATCAATCATTTTTGAACAGATTATTTGGACCATGGTGACCAAGTGCTTACATGTCAGGTTTGTAGTGCAAAGTTATGGACATCAGAAGGTGGAAAAGGTCGTTTAACTATAAATAAGCTATGTTATAGTATGTGTTATGGGTATGGTAAAGTTCAGCTACCGCCTTTAAAGGATGCACATCCGTCTTATCAAAATTCGTTTTCTTCCTCAAATGCAAAAAGCAAGTTCTTCCTGAAGAACATAAGACGATACAACTCTATGTTCTCTTTTACATCTATGGGTGGAAAGGTTGATTCTAATATCAACAAGGGCAATGCTCCATTTATATATCGTATCAGTGGCCAAAACTATCATTGCATGGGGAGTCTCAAACCTCCAGATGGAAATGAAGCTAAGTTTTGTCAACTATACATACATGATACCGAAAATGAAATAACAAACAGACAGGCATTATTCAGGTACGAGTGATTTCTAAGTTACATTTTTATTCTATTAAAGAATAACTAGAAATTGAAGCATTTGTAGTTCACTATCAGTTGTTAAGTACCATCACTTAATCCTTAATCACTGGTTCTCTATCCACTGATTACTACAACAGTAGTTGTTAACCATTAGTAGTTCACTATCAGTTGTTAAGTACCATCAGTGTTTTAATCACTAGCAGTGCTTACAAGGTTTTCATCAGCTGTTTGACTTAACAGTAGTTTGCTTTATTCATTCTAAATTCATCAGTGGTTGTAGGTAAACTGAAATGTTACTTTTTCTCAACATACTCTAAAAGTTTTGGGCTGGTATCAGCAGTTGTTAACAACTGCTCTTCCTTAACAATTAATTATTAATCACTGATTCTCTATCCACTGCTTATTACAATAGCAGTTGTTAACCATATGTAGTTCACTATCAGTTGTTAAGTACCATCAGTGTTTTAATCACTAGCAGTGCTTACAAGGTTTCCATCAGCTGTTTGACTTAGTACTATACAGTAGTTTGGTTTATTCAATCTAAACTCATCAGTGGTTGTAGGTAAACTAAAATCTTACTTTTTCTCAACATATTCTATAAGTTTTTATAAAACGAGATACTATTATAGTTATGTTATGTtaatgttttgttgttttttttttcatttaacaGCAAAGGAACCAAACCTTCATCGCCTACTGATAAAGAACTTAATGTTGAAATGATAGAGTATTTGAGGGCTTTATTAGATTCacaaaatatgttggttaagacATATAGGATGGTCAGAGACCATTTTCACCAATCTCCAGAGGCCAACCTTAGTCTGCGACTTATTTATAGAAGAGAAAAAGACGGCAGGACATATAACTTACCCACCACATCTGAAGTTGCTGCTTTGGTTGTCGGAGACATAGATAAAGCTATAGACCATCGTGATATTGTTGTCGAGACTCAGTCAGGAATGCTGCAGCGTATTAGCGAATTACACCCATTGTATCTTGCTCAGCAATATCCGTTACTTTTCCCATATGGTGATGATGATTATAGAGTTGATATTCCTCATAGAGATTTTATGTCaacacaaaagaaaataaaaccaAAGTGCACAATGAGAGAATTTTTTTCATATAGGATCCAAGATAGAACTTATGGATTTTCCTTAATTTTAAATGGGCGAAGGTTGTTACAACAGTTTTTGGTTGATGCGTACACAATGATTGAGAGCGAAAGACTAAAGTACATCCGTAGGCAACAGGCGAACCATCGCTCTGAAACATTTGAGAATCTTCAAAAGTATAAATCTAAAGGTAAGGAAGTTTTAACAGATACTGGAAAGCCTGCTATACTTCCTTCTTCATTTAATGGTGGTGCAAGATTCATGCAACAAAATTACCTCGATGCAATGGACTTATGTAAGTGGTATGGGTACCCTGATTTCTTTATAACTATAACGTGTAATCCTAGGTGGCCTGAAGTAAAAAGATTTCTAAAAGATTCAACCATCAAAGCCGAAGACAGGCCTGACATATTGTGTCGATTGTTTAAAATGAAGCTTGATTCCTTACTCAAAGATTTGAAGGATTCTAAGTATTTCGGTGAGATTAACGCTGGTATGTTATTTCGTTTTCACATCTTATCCTCtgatatatattttgtaatcaagGTTATCAACTactaaatctatttatttttcctttttatttagttgtttatACAGTAGAATTTCAAAAGTGTGGCCTTCCTCATGCACATATATGCTTATTCATGAAGGTCGATCACAAACTTCCAACCATAGATCACATAGATCCATTTATTTCTGCTGAGATTCCCGATAAAAAAGAAGATCCTGAACTTTATTCACTTGTGACTGATTATATGATTCATGGTCTGTGTGGGAATGCTAATTTGAATTGTCCTTGCATGGTTGATAAAAGATGTTCAAAATACTTTCCGAAGAAATTCACACCACATACAACTGTTGATTCAAGTGGTTTTCCTGTATACAGAAGAAGAGATTCAGGTCATACAGTTATAAAATCTAGTGTTAGATTAGACAACAGAAATGTTGTTCCTTATAACAAAAGGCTTTTGAAAAGATATCAAGCACACATTAATGTTGAATGGTGTAATCAAGCCGGTTCAGTGAAATATTTGTTCAAGTACATTAACAAAGGCCCTGATATGGCTACTGTGGTAGTTTCTGGTGATACAAATTCAACCATCAAGGAAAAGCCAAAAGACGAGATCAAGGAGTATTATGATTGTAGATATATTTCAGCGTGTGAGGCATCCTGGAGAATATTCTCTAATGAGGTTCATTATAGGTATCCTGCTGTTATGAGGCTTCCCTTTCATTTGCCGGGCCAACAGAATGTTGTGTATGGTGCGGATGACGATATTGATAATATTTTAAGCAAGCCTTCTGTTGCTTCTTCAATATTTGTGCAATGGATGAAGTTGAACGAGACAAATGATGATGCTAGAAAGCTGACTTATGTTGAGTTTCCTTCCAAATTTGTTTGGATACTTAAAGATAGATGTTGGCAGGTACGTAAGTCGTACCAGTGTGTTGGCTGGATTCATTCTGTATCTTCTGCCTTGGGCGAACCTTATTTTTTGAGGATACTACTCAATAAAGTTAAAGGGGCTAGATGATTCGAGGAGATACGTAGAGTTAACGGTCAATTATTCCCGACTTTTAGAGATGCTTGCTATGCGATGGGACTCTTAGATGATGACAATGAATACGTTGAGGCCATTAAAGAAGCAAGTTTTGAAGGACATGCTGGGTATCTTCGAGCGTTATTTGCTACCTTGCTTTTGTCAAATACTCTTTCACGGCCAGAATTTGTTTGGGAGAACACGTGGAAATACTTAGCTGATGATATTGTTTATAGACGTCAAAAAGAAACAAATATTTCAGGTTCTGATCTATCTTTTTTTATTTCACATACTacattttgattttttaattaataatgttAATTTTTTGATTTGTTAGGTTTAGTGCTTCCTGAATATCAGATTAAGAACCTTACtttgttgaaaattaaaaactatTTAATTTCCAATGGTTCATCATTACGAAGGTTTGTCACTATGCCGTACCCTGATGACGATTCCTTACGTGATGCTTCTAATCGTATGATCAATGAAGAGCTGTCACATGACCTAGATGAAGTACAAGCTGAGTTTAACAGGTTGCATCAATCTCTTACAGAAGAACAACGAGCGGTTTTTGACGAAATAATGGAAGTAGTTGTAGGGCGTAAAGGAGGCCTTTTTTTGTCTATGGTTACGGTGGAACTGGAAAAACCTTTTTATGGAAGACTTTGGCTTCAGCTGTTCGATGTAGAAATGGAATAGTTTTAAATGTGGCTTCAAGTGGTATTGCTTCGTTATTACTTTCCCGTGGAAGGACAGCTCATTTTCGGTTCCATATCCCCATTAATCTAACAGAAGATTCAATGTGCAATATTAAGCAAAATAGTGATATTGCCAGATTATTAAAAGAAACCCAATTAATCATATGGGACAAAGCACCGATGGTACACAAACATGCCTTTGAAGCTTTAGATAGGACGATGACCGACGTATTTTCGGAAGGTAGGAGTATTCGTTCGGATATTCCTTTTGGAGGTAAAGTTATTGTATTTGGTGGTGACTTTAGACAAATCCTACCTGTTATTCCTAATGGTACTAGACAAGAAATTATCAGTGCATTTTTAAGCTCTTCATACATATGGTCAAAATGCAGACTGTTACGGCTGACTAAAAACATGCGTCTAACTATTGGAGCTGAAAGTTCAAATATGGAGTCTATCAGAGAATTTGCAAAATGGCTTATTGATATTGGTGAAGGAACCGTTGGAGATGATAATGATGGTGACGCCATTATAGAGATACCAGATGATCTACTAATCACCGATATTTGTGACCCGATACAAAGTTTAATTGACTTTGTATATCCTTCAATTATTGAACAATCTAGGATTCCTGGATTTTTTCCGGAGCGAGCAATTCTAGCACCCAAAAATGAGGTAGTTCATGAAATTAATGATCGATTGCTTTCGTTATTTCCTGGTGATGCGAAAGAGTATCTGAGTTCTGATAGTATATGTCAAACTGAACAAATTCTTTATTCTTTTCAAGAAAGCTTATACTCAACAGAAAATCTGAATGCTCTTAAGATTTCTGTCTTGCCTAATCACAGATTAGTTCTTAAAGTTGGTGTTCCTGTGATGCTTCTTCGAAACATTGATCAACAGAAAGGGTTATGTAATGGTACAAGGCTTCAAATTACTTTTCTTGGTAAACGAGTTATAGAAGCTGAAGTAATATCTGGTGGTAACATTGGCACGAGAGTTTTTATTCCAAGGATTAATATGATCCCGtctgacaaaaaaaaaatacctttTCAATTTCAACGAAGACAATTTCCTTTATCAGTTTGTTTTGCCATGACAATTAACAAGAGTTAAGGACAATCGTTATCAAAGGTTGGTCTTTATTTGAAAGATCCTGTCTTCACTCATGGTCAATTGTGCGTTGCATTATCAAGGGTCAAGACCAGTGAAGGCGTTAAAATACTAATATTCGACGCTGATGGAAAACCAACAAATAAGACTTCTAATGTTGTTTACAAAGAAGTTTTTACTGGCTTGTAATCATTGTTTTTTCTGAGTTTTAGCTTCCACCGTTCTAAGTATAgttgtatatatattttcttaattactattttgtttaaattttatttggtttaaactttataaactctATTGTGTTTTGCATCTCAGAACAATGTGTGATAAATTTATTCATAAGTAATTTACAACGCAGATAATTCTAAAGATCCCCGTGTTCACTATCAATATGGAAGAAAATTATATCGGATTTGGACCGCATAAGAGGCTACAAACTGATCAATTTCAAACCTACACCAGCCAAAAtactgtttgaccaaagtcaaaccactgtttgaCCAATGTCAAACAACTGTTtgcaaaaatatgatttttagtgGTTCGAAAGTCTGTTGTACCAAAGTTAAAACACTGTTTGAGCAATGTTAAAAcgctgtttgaccaaagtcaaactacTTATGTTAAAAGCTAATTATAATAGATAAAACATTGTTTGAGCAATGTTAAAAcgctgtttgaccaaagtcaaactacTTGTGTTAAAAGCTACTTATAATAGATAAAACTAGATTTTCACCCGGCATTGCTTCCCGAGCTCATGAAACTTACTTATGTTAAAAGCTAATTATGATTAATACATGATTTAAAGCATAGAAAAAATATGATATGTTAATGGCTTTGctataagaaaaattatttttctTTGTTAATTTGAATACCAAATCAATTCAACTAATCATCCACTTTACTATTGTATCTcaatgtaaatgtaaataacaAATTCAATAAGGGGTGTATGTATAAATATTTTTCATCAGTTGAAAATATGGGAAGACAAAAACACAACCATCAttatttcttcatcatcattacacatcaaacatctatcatctcttctttcaaaaatctcttcttcccagtcattttctagggtttcaacTTTCTTATTCTCCGTCTTCTACACTTCAATCACCTGaggttttattgttttttcttcAGCAACTGGTATGTACATTCATATTGTAATGAACTTTATATTGTTTAACCGATCTTAATTCAAATCCTATCTTGCTACAAATACGATTTTAAATGTTTATTGCTATACATTCAAGAAAGGTTTAGTTAGGTGTTTAAATCATTTGTTGAGAACATGTTAAAATAGTTATTATTTGCAGAAAAAATTTAACTCATACTCTGTTTCTATGATTAATTTCAGTAGATACTCTGTTAATACAAAAAGTTAATGTTCATCTTCGAAGCCAACTTTTTAATTACAATCTTTTAACATCTTTACTGATTCAGGTTTTATGATGTATACCACATTTGTCAAGTTTCTTGATAACCCAGAATCTTTGAAACTGGTATGACATGTTTTTACatacataatttatttttattgagaTATATATTTAACAGTTCTTATTGTTTATATTTTCTTACACTACTTAAAAATTATATACAGGAGGTACCTATAGCCTTCGCTAATCAAAAGTGAGGAGATTGTTGGCAAAAAAAATAGGTTGCGAATCTATCATGAGTCTGGTAAAAAATGGGTTGTGAGGGTCATAAAAGAAAATTCAACGCCAATAATAACTGACGGTTGGGACAATGTTGTTAAAGATCTCAATCTGCCGAGGGATACTTTGTCGGTTTTCATACCGTTAGGTGATTTTGGGCTTGAaatttcatgttttgttgatggcATGTGTGGTGAATCTTATTTCACGTTTAATCGTTATGCAGGATTTGGTTTTACGGTAAGAGTATTGATCTTAACTTGAATTCTTTTGCATCTTTAACGGGTCAACACTTATTCTCATAAGTTACATACTTCACGTATAGTattcattatttttaattttatacaGGTAATTGAAGACTACTTCATTAAACAATTTTACGTAAACAGCCCACCAAGTGGCAAATTTCAAATCTGTTATAAGGGTTCCTATTGGAATgtttgtgacaaccctcgtaattacatgtatccgtacgattatttaataaaaattaaagtgtttgatgactgtgctgaattatttagtgctctctgattactgtgttatacttacatgtgcgtgttagcatactagtagtatgcaaaaaacttgactaaatggtcctgaatattttcctatgtgttaggaataaattgtgttacaaaaatatatgaaTAAGACGCCTTGCGGAATAACTAAACACTTTAACagaacagtatccgaccgaacaactggacattacccgggacaccaaatatttgtcTAACACAC is from Helianthus annuus cultivar XRQ/B chromosome 9, HanXRQr2.0-SUNRISE, whole genome shotgun sequence and encodes:
- the LOC110875727 gene encoding uncharacterized protein LOC110875727 is translated as MYSIACRAVRNATGSLISTTPGTPLDSNCRYSITSSIISSNNQPILGSTSTLTRLSSGKCNLERKKRDNTPVPMLTLDSDEDDVFLCTDEDPYKGISKDYLDHGDQVLTCQVCSAKLWTSEGGKGRLTINKLCYSMCYGYGKVQLPPLKDAHPSYQNSFSSSNAKSKFFLKNIRRYNSMFSFTSMGGKVDSNINKGNAPFIYRISGQNYHCMGSLKPPDGNEAKFCQLYIHDTENEITNRQALFSKGTKPSSPTDKELNVEMIEYLRALLDSQNMLVKTYRMVRDHFHQSPEANLSLRLIYRREKDGRTYNLPTTSEVAALVVGDIDKAIDHRDIVVETQSGMLQRISELHPLYLAQQYPLLFPYGDDDYRVDIPHRDFMSTQKKIKPKCTMREFFSYRIQDRTYGFSLILNGRRLLQQFLVDAYTMIESERLKYIRRQQANHRSETFENLQKYKSKGKEVLTDTGKPAILPSSFNGGARFMQQNYLDAMDLCKWYGYPDFFITITCNPRWPEVKRFLKDSTIKAEDRPDILCRLFKMKLDSLLKDLKDSKYFGEINAVVYTVEFQKCGLPHAHICLFMKVDHKLPTIDHIDPFISAEIPDKKEDPELYSLVTDYMIHGLCGNANLNCPCMVDKRCSKYFPKKFTPHTTVDSSGFPVYRRRDSGHTVIKSSVRLDNRNVVPYNKRLLKRYQAHINVEWCNQAGSVKYLFKYINKGPDMATVVVSGDTNSTIKEKPKDEIKEYYDCRYISACEASWRIFSNEVHYRYPAVMRLPFHLPGQQNVVYGADDDIDNILSKPSVASSIFVQWMKLNETNDDARKLTYVEFPSKFVWILKDRCWQIRRVNGQLFPTFRDACYAMGLLDDDNEYVEAIKEASFEGHAGYLRALFATLLLSNTLSRPEFVWENTWKYLADDIVYRRQKETNISGLVLPEYQIKNLTLLKIKNYLISNGSSLRRFVTMPYPDDDSLRDASNRMINEELSHDLDEVQAEFNRLHQSLTEEQRAVFDEIMEVVVGRKGGLFLSMVTVELEKPFYGRLWLQLFDVEME
- the LOC110875728 gene encoding uncharacterized protein LOC110875728 yields the protein MVHKHAFEALDRTMTDVFSEGRSIRSDIPFGGKVIVFGGDFRQILPVIPNGTRQEIISAFLSSSYIWSKCRLLRLTKNMRLTIGAESSNMESIREFAKWLIDIGEGTVGDDNDGDAIIEIPDDLLITDICDPIQSLIDFVYPSIIEQSRIPGFFPERAILAPKNEVVHEINDRLLSLFPGDAKEYLSSDSICQTEQILYSFQESLYSTENLNALKISVLPNHRLVLKVGVPVMLLRNIDQQKGLCNGTRLQITFLGKRVIEAEVISGGFMMYTTFVKFLDNPESLKLEDLVLR